The Streptomyces sp. NBC_01255 genome window below encodes:
- the pflB gene encoding formate C-acetyltransferase, whose amino-acid sequence MTATPAEATTTERAWKGFKGGLWRDAVDVRDFIQQNYTPYEGDDSFLAGPTERTTAVWKAITDKFPEERAKGVHDVSYDIPSTITAHAPGYIDRDKDLIVGLQTDAPLKRAIMPYGGWRMVAGALETYGYPVSSDLEKVFTEYRKTHNAGVFDAYTPEIRAARKAGIVTGLPDAYGRGRIIGDYRRVALYGVDRLIAVKKEEKEELNALPAGNRSLEETIRLREELSEQIRALGELKAMAASYGHDISAPAGTGREAIQWLYFAYLAAVKEQNGAAMSLGRTSTFLDVYLQRDIEAGLLTEEQAQELVDDFIIKLRIVRFLRTPEYDELFSGDPTWVTESIAGMGEDGRPLVTKTSFRYLQTLYNLGPAPEPNMTVFWSPQLPQGFKEFCARVSIDTSSVQYESDELMRPRFGDDTAIACCVSAMPVGKQMQFFGARVNLAKTLLYAINGGRDEKSGAQVGPESGPITADVLDYDEVMAKFDEQMEWLASVYVHALNVIHYMHDRYAYERIEMALHDRDVRRTMACGIAGLSVAADSLAAVKYAKVTPVRDETGLATDYVIDGEYPAYGNNDERVDQIAVGLVEEFMRKVRKHPTYRDAEHTQSVLTITSNVVYGKKTGNTPDGRRAGEPFSPGANPMNGRDTHGYVASALSVAKLPYEDAEDGISLTNTVTPDGLGRTPEERIKNLAGVLDGYMASDGFHMNVNVLNRDVLTDAMEHPENHPQLTIRVSGYAVNFVRLTREQQLDVLNRTFHGSL is encoded by the coding sequence GTGACTGCAACTCCTGCTGAGGCAACGACGACCGAGCGGGCCTGGAAGGGCTTCAAGGGCGGGCTCTGGCGCGACGCCGTCGACGTCCGCGACTTCATCCAGCAGAACTACACGCCGTACGAGGGCGACGACTCCTTCCTCGCAGGCCCCACCGAGCGGACCACCGCCGTGTGGAAGGCCATCACGGACAAGTTCCCGGAGGAGCGCGCCAAGGGCGTCCACGACGTCTCGTACGACATCCCCTCCACCATCACCGCCCACGCCCCCGGTTACATCGACCGCGACAAGGACCTGATCGTCGGCCTCCAGACCGACGCCCCGCTGAAGCGCGCGATCATGCCGTACGGCGGCTGGCGCATGGTCGCCGGCGCCCTGGAGACCTACGGCTACCCGGTCTCCTCGGACCTGGAGAAGGTCTTCACCGAGTACCGCAAGACCCACAACGCCGGTGTCTTCGACGCGTACACCCCCGAGATCCGCGCCGCCCGCAAGGCCGGCATCGTCACCGGCCTCCCCGACGCCTACGGCCGCGGCCGCATCATCGGCGACTACCGCCGTGTCGCGCTCTACGGCGTCGACCGCCTGATCGCGGTGAAGAAGGAGGAGAAGGAGGAGCTCAACGCCCTCCCCGCAGGGAACCGCTCCCTGGAGGAGACCATCCGTCTCCGCGAGGAGCTCTCCGAGCAGATCCGCGCCCTCGGCGAACTCAAGGCGATGGCCGCCTCCTACGGCCACGACATCTCCGCCCCCGCCGGCACGGGCCGCGAGGCGATCCAGTGGCTGTACTTCGCCTACCTCGCCGCCGTGAAGGAGCAGAACGGCGCCGCGATGTCCCTCGGCCGGACGTCCACCTTCCTCGACGTCTACCTCCAGCGCGACATCGAGGCCGGTCTCCTCACCGAGGAGCAGGCCCAGGAGCTCGTCGACGACTTCATCATCAAGCTCCGCATCGTCCGCTTCCTGCGCACCCCCGAGTACGACGAACTGTTCTCCGGCGACCCCACCTGGGTCACCGAGTCCATCGCCGGCATGGGGGAGGACGGCCGCCCGCTCGTCACGAAGACCTCCTTCCGCTACCTCCAGACGCTCTACAACCTCGGCCCGGCCCCCGAGCCGAACATGACGGTCTTCTGGTCGCCGCAGCTCCCGCAGGGCTTCAAGGAGTTCTGCGCGAGGGTCTCCATCGACACCTCCTCCGTCCAGTACGAGTCGGACGAGCTGATGCGGCCGCGCTTCGGCGACGACACCGCCATCGCCTGCTGCGTCTCCGCGATGCCCGTCGGCAAGCAGATGCAGTTCTTCGGCGCCCGTGTGAACCTCGCCAAGACCCTCCTCTACGCGATCAACGGCGGCCGCGACGAGAAGTCCGGCGCCCAGGTCGGCCCGGAGAGCGGCCCCATCACTGCGGACGTCCTCGACTACGACGAGGTCATGGCCAAGTTCGACGAGCAGATGGAGTGGCTCGCGAGCGTCTACGTCCACGCCCTGAACGTCATCCACTACATGCACGACCGGTACGCCTACGAGCGCATCGAGATGGCGCTCCACGACCGCGACGTGCGCCGCACCATGGCCTGCGGCATCGCCGGCCTCTCCGTCGCCGCCGACTCCCTCGCCGCCGTCAAGTACGCCAAGGTCACCCCGGTCCGGGACGAGACCGGCCTCGCGACCGACTACGTCATCGACGGCGAGTACCCGGCGTACGGCAACAACGACGAGCGCGTCGACCAGATCGCCGTCGGGCTGGTCGAGGAGTTCATGCGGAAGGTGCGCAAGCACCCGACGTACCGCGACGCCGAACACACCCAGTCCGTCCTGACCATCACCTCCAACGTCGTCTACGGCAAGAAGACCGGCAACACCCCCGACGGGCGCCGCGCGGGCGAGCCCTTCTCCCCGGGCGCCAACCCGATGAACGGCCGCGACACCCACGGCTACGTGGCCTCGGCCCTCTCGGTCGCCAAGCTCCCGTACGAGGACGCGGAGGACGGCATCTCGCTCACCAACACCGTCACCCCCGACGGCCTGGGCCGCACCCCCGAGGAGCGGATCAAGAACCTCGCCGGCGTCCTCGACGGCTACATGGCGAGCGACGGTTTCCACATGAACGTCAACGTCCTCAACCGCGACGTGCTGACGGACGCCATGGAGCACCCGGAGAACCACCCGCAGCTGACCATCCGGGTCTCCGGATACGCGGTCAACTTCGTCCGGCTCACCCGCGAGCAGCAGCTCGACGTCCTGAACCGCACCTTCCACGGCTCCCTGTAG